The sequence ctgcttgttgtatagtactgtttcaagtgctcgctacagtgctctgcactcagtaagttctcaataaatacaatcgaatgaatgaatcgagaggCGGGGAAGGGGCGAGAAAGACGAAATtctagcctgttgtgggcaggggtcgtctattgttgttgccaaactgtactttccaagcacttagtacagtgctccgcacacagtaagcgctcaataaatacgattgattgattgattgagattgagctcgtcgtgggcagggaatgtgtctttttgttgttcattcattgtcatatttattgagtgcttactgtgtgcagagcactgtactaagcacttagcactgtaccaagagcttagcaccatactaagcgctcagcactgtactgcttgttgtatagtactgttccaagtgctcgctacagtgctctgcactcagtaagtgctcaataaatacaatcgaatgaatgaatcgagaggCGGGGAAGGGGCGAGAAAGACGAAATtctagcccgttgtgggcaggggtcgtctattgttgttgccaaactgtactttccaagcacttagtacagtgctcctcacacagtaagcgctcaataaatgccactgaatgaatgaagtgcttactatgcgccaagcaccgccggggtagatacaagtcggtccggttgggcacagtccctgccccgcgtgggaCTCCCAATTtggatccccgtgtgggactcccaatctcgatccccatgtgggactcccaatctcgatccccattttcccgatgggggaactgaggcccggagaagggaagtgacgggCCCCAGGTCCCGCAGCGgcccggtggcggagccgggatcggaagccgggactcccaggcttgtgctctacggGGTGAGCGTCTGGGGGAAGAGCCGGAGGCCTGATCCGATTCCCCGAGGAGGGAAGAAAGCGGTTTTATTGTAGGGCGCAGCTTCGGGGAGAGACGCGGTGTCCGGTCTGTGTCCTTGGGTGagcggggtggggaagaggggcggCTGGGGTGGCCGGGGTGGAGCATCCCCCCGGGATTTTCCCTCCGGCTCCTCTCCCGGGCCCTTGAGGTGAGAGGAGCGGGAGGGGAGGCCGTGGCGATGGAGgcggtggcggaggtgggattggggGGCCGGGGCTCTCACCGGTGACCTCCGTGACCCCTAGGCCTCGGCCTCAGGAGTCCCCGCGCAGCCAGGCATGGCGTGCCAGCTGTCCGGCCGAGGGCCGGTCGGCGGGGCAGAACTGGAGCAGGTGGGCGATGAGGGCCCGGCACGGCTCGACGGGCTCCAGGCCCTGGGGGTAAACGACGCCCCGCCGCTGCCGGCGGGGCAGGCGGGCCAAGTCGGCGTCGTCGAAGGGCATGCAGCCGGTGACCATGACGTACAGCACGACGCCCAGGCTCCACACGTCGTACTTCTTGGGGTCGTAGGGGATGCCCAGCAGCACCTCGGGCGCCGCGTAGGCCGCCGAGCCGCAGTAGGTGGTGCTCAGATCCGGGAAGCCGCGGGCCTGGCGGCCGAAGCCGAAGTCGGTCAGCTTGACCCGCCGCTCGTCGGGGCTGAGCAGCACGTTCTCGCACTTGAGGTCGCGGTGGACCAAGTGGCGGTCGTGCAGGTAACGGACGGCGCCCGCCATCTGGGCGAACAGGTCCCGGGCCCGGCCGCAGGCCAGGGGCCCCGACCGCTGGACCACGCGGAGCAGGTCGGCGCCCCCGGCCTCCATGACGATGTAGAGCTGGCCGTCGCACACCTCGATGAACTCGAACACGTGGACGATGTGCGGGTGGCGGACCCCCCGCAGGATGGACAGCTCCCGCGGCAGGAACTTGGCCACGAAGTCCGGCGGGGCCCGCCGCCGGTCCACCATCTTGATGGCCACCACCCCCTTGTACTTCCGGGAAGTGGCCACCTTGACCTTGGAGTAGCTGCCCTCCCCGATGGTCTTGCCCAGCTTGTAGCCCAGCTGCGACAGGAGCTTGTCTCCGGACatggcgggggcggagggggtggggacgACGCCGGCCCACCCGCGGAGTTTCTGAGGGGACGGTTTGGAGGGTTTTAACCCATAGTGccaagcctccctccccaccctggcagTCCTTCGCCCCTCGCGTGTGGGTACGTGTGGATGGGCGTGGGGTGTGCCCTTGTGACACTCCACCCCCTCGCCCACCATCCCTCTATTGCTTACGTAACAATTTCCGATTATGAAGCAGCCGACGGGGGCGAGGCCCGTCAAGGCCAGAAGCCCCACTCCCAACcagggggggaatgggagggataCGATTGGGAttgctcccactcctcctccacctaccccttcccctcctcggcagccccgtggctcagtggcgagagccggggcttgggaggctgaggtcgtgggttcaaacctcggccccgccacttaccagctgtgtgactctgagcaagtcgcttcagttctccgggcctcagttccctcttctgtcaaatggggatgaagactgtgagccccacgtgggacaacctgattagcttgtatctaccctggtgcttaatcaaccaatcaatcaatcgtatttattgagtgcttgctgtgtgcagagcactgtactaagtgcttgggaagtacaagttggcaacatatagagatggtccctacccaacagtggactcacaggctagaagggggagacagaacggtgcttggtgcatagcaagagcttaatgaatgccattattattattattaatcaatcatatctatcaaacacttactgtgggcagagcattcaactaagtgcctgggagagtacagtaccacactctattattccttctcctcctcccttgccctccttctcctcctcctcctcacagtcttaatccccattttccaggggagggaaccgaggcccacaaaagtgaaatgacttacccaaggtcgcacagcagacaagcggcagagccaggtttagaacctgcaaccttctgacttgcaggctcttgctctatctacaaagccgcgctgcttctcactacaccatgctgcttctcaaatcaaatcaaatcaaatcaaatcaaatcaaatcaaatcagagaagcagcgtggctcagtggaaagagcctgggctttggagtcagaggccatgggttcaaattctgactccaccaattgtcagctgtgtgactttgggcaagtcacttcacttctctgggcctcagttacttcatctgtaaaatagggatgaagactgtgagccccccgtgggacaacctgatcaccttgtaacctccccagcgcttagaacagtgctttgcacatagtaagcacttaataagtgccattattattattatcgttattaatattattcctcctcctcctcccttgcccttcttctcctcctcctcacagtcttaatccccattttccagtggagggaactgaggccagaaaagtgaagtgatttacccaaggtcacacagcaggcaagcggcagagccaggattagaacctgcgaccttctgacttgcaggctctTGCTCTGTCTAcaaagccgcgctgcttctaactacaccatgctgcttctcaaatcaaatcaaatcaagtcagagaagcagcgtggcccagtggaaagagcccgggctttggagtcagggggcatgggttcgaatcccggctccaccaattgtcagctgtgcgactttgggcaagtcacttcacttccctgggcctcagttctctcatctgtaaaatgggggtgaagactgtgagccccccgtgggacaacctgatcaccttgtaacctcccctgcacttagaacagtgctttgcacatagtaagcacttataaatgctattattattattattattattaaatcaatcaatcatatctatcgaacacttactgtgggcagagcactcaactaagtgcctgggagagtacagtaccacactataacaaacacgttccctgccctcaacaagccgaCAGTCTAAAGGAAGCAAGAGAAGATTCTATCATTAGGCATAATGACTGCTGTGATGTCAGAGGCCGGCAGGATGACCAGCCTGCCCGGAGGAAGGGAGACAGCTTTGGATATACCAGGAATCAGGGAATGTTTTGGAATGGTTGGAActtgcacagagaaggtgagctcCATCATTcaaacaatcactggtatttactggtattgagaagcagcggggctcagtggaaagagactgggcttgggagtcagaggtcgtgggttctaatcccggcttcaccactggtcagctgtatgactttgggcaagtcacttcacttctctgtgccccagttacctcatttgtaaaatggggatgaagactgtgagccccatgtgggacaacctgatcaccttgtatcctccccagcgcttagaatagtgctttgcacatagtgagcacttaataaatgccattattattattatcattattatttactgaatgcttactgtgtgcagagcactgtaataataataataataattttggcatttgttaagcgcttactatgtgcaaagcactgttctaagcgctggggaggatacaaggtgatcaggttgtcccacatggggttcacaatcttaatccccattttacagatgaggaaactgaggcacagagaagtgaagtggcttgcccaaagtcactgggaGAGTCtttttcttcaaatgccatccagtcatt is a genomic window of Tachyglossus aculeatus isolate mTacAcu1 chromosome 4, mTacAcu1.pri, whole genome shotgun sequence containing:
- the LOC119927233 gene encoding testis-specific serine/threonine-protein kinase 6-like, whose product is MSGDKLLSQLGYKLGKTIGEGSYSKVKVATSRKYKGVVAIKMVDRRRAPPDFVAKFLPRELSILRGVRHPHIVHVFEFIEVCDGQLYIVMEAGGADLLRVVQRSGPLACGRARDLFAQMAGAVRYLHDRHLVHRDLKCENVLLSPDERRVKLTDFGFGRQARGFPDLSTTYCGSAAYAAPEVLLGIPYDPKKYDVWSLGVVLYVMVTGCMPFDDADLARLPRRQRRGVVYPQGLEPVEPCRALIAHLLQFCPADRPSAGQLARHAWLRGDS